In Hirundo rustica isolate bHirRus1 unplaced genomic scaffold, bHirRus1.pri.v3 scaffold_652_arrow_ctg1, whole genome shotgun sequence, the genomic window GATTTTGGGATCCTGGGAACCCTGGGAGGATCCCTGGGGTGGGATTGTCCCGCCCGGGTGGGGAgcgaagggagaaaaaaggtggatttttgggcttttttggggttttgggggttttgggggtggttttttggggttttgggggtgttttttggggtttttttggggttttgggggtgttttttggggttttgggggtgttttttggggtttttggggggtaCCTGGTACTTGTTGGTGGAGTTGAAGGGGATCTCGGCCACTTTCTTGTTGCGCTCCCGCATGACCTTGACGGAGCCCGAGGAGAGCTCGATGCATTTCAGCAGCGCCGACTCGGAGGCGTCGCCGGCCACGTCCCGCTGCGGAACGGCCCCGAAATCCGGGAATTGCACCCCAAAACCCGACCGGGAACCCCGAAATCTGGGATTTGTACCCCAAAATCCGACCGGGAACAGCCAGGAACCCCGAAATCCGGGAATTGCACCCCAAAAACCCGGCCGGGGGCCCCGAAATCCGGGATTTGtaccccaaaaacccaaccgGGAACAGCCAGGATCCCCGAAATCCGGGATTTGCACCCAAAATCCAACTGGGAACCCCAAaatcaaaaaaaatcccagaaaatcacaaatatatatatatttttttaaaaatttaaaaccccaagaaataaagtttaataataataataataatcacagaaaaatcactaatatatatattaaaaaaattaaaaacaccaagaaataaaatttaataataataataataaaaatcacagaaaaataataataaaaaaatatataaaaatataaaccccaagaaataaaattaaataataagacaaataaaaatcacaaaaaaaaagacaaaaaagtgacaaaaaccccacaaaaaatcacaaaaaaaatcaccaaaaaaatcacaaaaaccccaccaaaaattacaaaaaaaaaaaaaaaaatcacaaaaaattcagaaaaaaatcacaaaaattcaccaaaaaaatcacaaaaaaatcacccaaaaaatcacaaaaaatcacaaaaaaatcacaaaaaatatcataaaaaaatattctaattttttttttaaatcccccCGGACCCCCCGGAGCCGCACCTTGAGGATGGGCACGTTCTCCTGGCCGCCCTTGAAGACGGCGCGGTTGCAGAGCCCGGCGATGTGGCTCAGCGCCACCCAGGTGGGAGAGCTCTTGTCGAAGGCGGTGCCTGGGGGGGCCGCGGGCTCGGACCAGTACggaccagtatggaccagtacGGACCGGTACGGACCGGTACGGAGCGGTTTGGGGACGTTTCCAGCCCCAAAATcacccaaaatcaccccaaaatcgCCAAAATTCTCCAAAACTCCcatcttcatcctcctcctctccctcccagtccctcccagtcccccccagtccctcccagttcctcccagtccccCTCAAACTCCCGCAATCCTTCCAAAACCCtgcaaaaccaccaaaattcccacaaaaacccaaaaattcccacaaaacccccatcccacccctccttttccccctcccagttcctcccagttgtccccagtccctccaAATCCCCTCAATTCAGCCCCCAAACCCCTGAATtcacccccaaaatccccacaaaacccccaaaatcccccccaaacccccatcccacccctccttttccccctcccagttccctcccagtccctcccagtccctcccagtccctcccagttcccCCCCCGCTCACCGGACTGGTCCTCGGTGGTGTCGGCCTCGTGGATCTGGTTGTCGAACCACAGGTGCGCCACGGTCATGCGGTTCTGGGTCAGGGTCCCGGTCTTGTCGGAGCAGATGGTGGAGGTGGAGCCCAGCGTCTCCACGGCCTCCAGGTTCTTCACCAGGCAGTTCTTGCGCGCCATGCGCTTGGCCGTCAGCGTCAGGCACACCTGGGCGCGGGAAATGGGGCTGGGGTCCCCAACGGGGCTGGGGTCCCCAACGGGGCTGGGGTCCCAAATGGGGCTGGGGTCCCGAATGGGGCTGGGGTCCTgaatggggctgggggctttGGGGGCTTCAGTTCGAGGAGTGGGaacccaaaaaaatcccctgaaaATGGcaccagtccctcccagtccccccccagtccatcccagtccatcccagtatATTCCAGTTTATCCCAGTCCattcccagtccatcccagtccattcccagtccatcccagtccctcccagtccattCCCAGTTTATCCCAGGCCCTCCCAGTCCCCCCCAATCCCCTCCCAGTCCTTCCCaatccatcccagtccctcccagtccattcccagtccctcccagtttatcccagtccattcccagtccatcccagtcccccCCAatcccctctctgtccctcccagtgccctccagtccattcccagtcccatcccagtttatcccagtccattcccagtccatcccagtcccatcccagtccattcccagtttatcccagtccctcccagtccattcccagtcccatcccagtttatcccagtccattcccagtccatcccagtcccatcccagtttcttccagtccctcccagtccat contains:
- the LOC120748184 gene encoding sodium/potassium-transporting ATPase subunit alpha-3-like; translated protein: MGRIATLASGLEVGKTPIAVEIEHFIQLITGVAVFLGISFFILSLILGYTWLEAVIFLIGIIVANVPEGLLATVTVCLTLTAKRMARKNCLVKNLEAVETLGSTSTICSDKTGTLTQNRMTVAHLWFDNQIHEADTTEDQSGTAFDKSSPTWVALSHIAGLCNRAVFKGGQENVPILKRDVAGDASESALLKCIELSSGSVKVMRERNKKVAEIPFNSTNKYQLSIHETPPLNPPPQIPQIPK